One genomic segment of Ancylobacter sp. IITR112 includes these proteins:
- a CDS encoding gas vesicle protein, producing the protein MSELPPMPSRHSGEIAVADLLDRALHKGLVIWGEATISVAGIDLVYLGLKLLLTSTDTVNRMREAALSPPDARDLNAD; encoded by the coding sequence TTGTCTGAACTTCCCCCCATGCCGTCGCGCCATTCCGGCGAGATCGCCGTCGCCGATCTGCTCGATCGCGCCCTGCACAAGGGGCTGGTGATCTGGGGCGAGGCGACGATCTCGGTGGCCGGCATCGATCTGGTCTATCTCGGCCTCAAGCTGCTTCTCACCTCGACCGATACGGTCAATCGGATGCGCGAGGCGGCCCTTTCTCCGCCGGACGCGCGGGACCTTAACGCCGATTAG
- a CDS encoding GvpL/GvpF family gas vesicle protein yields MNGLLVFAVVPAHRLDPALLDEGEGLPPGLRAIAAGALAAVVGAAPEGGLKGRERSALLPWLLASQKVMERLLARAPVLPVALGTVIEDESRVRHLLEAGGAVLAGGLQEVGDSIEMSLSVTWQLDTVVARLLPGVSAELVRAAAEGGESERKALGALLAGLVAAERSRLRSRVIDRLRRATRDITVREPADPAGVVEMALLVDRAAEAELGAALESLDADGAGALTFRLVGPLPPYSFASVQVDLAPRARVAEARTMLGVPAGADAATVRAAYRRAARETHPDLVPMGGAGRDDAEPGGGSDTEATRFIALSEALRVLESEGAPVSLRRQETLPLD; encoded by the coding sequence ATGAACGGTCTTCTCGTTTTCGCCGTCGTGCCGGCCCACCGGCTCGACCCGGCCCTGCTCGACGAGGGCGAAGGGCTGCCGCCGGGGCTGCGCGCCATCGCCGCCGGCGCGCTCGCCGCCGTGGTCGGTGCGGCACCGGAAGGCGGGCTGAAAGGGCGGGAGCGCAGCGCGCTGCTGCCGTGGCTGCTGGCGAGCCAGAAGGTGATGGAGCGGCTGCTGGCGCGGGCGCCGGTGCTTCCGGTCGCCCTGGGCACGGTGATCGAGGATGAAAGCCGCGTGCGCCATCTGCTGGAAGCGGGCGGCGCCGTGCTGGCAGGGGGCCTGCAGGAGGTGGGCGACAGCATCGAGATGAGCCTGTCCGTCACCTGGCAGCTCGACACGGTGGTGGCGCGGCTGCTTCCCGGCGTCTCCGCCGAGCTGGTGCGCGCGGCGGCGGAGGGGGGTGAGAGCGAGCGCAAGGCGCTGGGCGCCCTCCTCGCCGGGCTCGTCGCGGCCGAACGGAGCCGGCTGCGGAGCCGGGTGATCGACCGGCTGCGCCGGGCGACACGGGATATCACGGTGCGCGAACCGGCCGATCCCGCTGGCGTGGTCGAAATGGCGCTGCTGGTCGATCGGGCGGCGGAGGCGGAACTGGGCGCGGCGCTGGAGTCGCTCGACGCCGACGGCGCCGGCGCCCTCACCTTCCGCCTCGTCGGCCCCCTGCCGCCCTACAGCTTCGCCTCGGTGCAGGTTGATCTCGCCCCGAGAGCGCGTGTCGCCGAGGCGCGCACGATGCTCGGCGTGCCGGCTGGCGCGGACGCCGCGACGGTACGCGCGGCCTATCGCCGGGCCGCGCGCGAGACACATCCCGATCTGGTGCCCATGGGGGGTGCGGGACGCGACGATGCCGAGCCGGGGGGCGGATCGGACACGGAAGCGACGCGCTTCATCGCGCTGTCCGAGGCGTTGCGTGTGCTGGAGAGCGAAGGCGCGCCGGTGTCGCTGCGCCGGCAGGAGACGCTCCCGCTCGACTGA
- the gvpN gene encoding gas vesicle protein GvpN yields the protein MVEATSKEPISVLPGFGAGEGSGQPKAGGRSAPSALTPRPRSGFVETEQVRDLTRRGLAFLNAGYPLHFRGPAGTGKTTLALHVAAQMGRPVIIITGDNELGTADLVGSQRGYHYRKVVDQFIHNVTKLEETANQHWTDHRLTTACREGFTLVYDEFTRSRPETHNVLLGVFEERMLFLPAQAREECYIKVHPEFRAIFTSNPQEYAGVHASQDALADRLATIDVDYPDRAMELAVAAARTGLPEKSAARIIDLVRAFRASGDYQQTPTLRASLMIARVAAQEGFEVSVDDPRFVQLCSDALESRIFSGQRAETEARDQRRAALYALIQTHCPSLARPGRAGAKPAAQGTPA from the coding sequence ATGGTTGAGGCCACATCGAAGGAGCCGATTTCGGTTCTTCCCGGGTTTGGGGCGGGAGAAGGTTCGGGCCAGCCAAAGGCCGGCGGACGCTCCGCCCCATCCGCGCTGACTCCACGGCCGCGCAGCGGGTTCGTCGAGACCGAACAGGTGCGTGACCTCACCCGGCGCGGGCTTGCCTTCCTCAATGCCGGCTACCCCCTGCATTTCCGCGGGCCTGCGGGCACCGGCAAGACCACATTGGCGCTTCATGTGGCGGCGCAGATGGGCCGGCCGGTCATCATCATCACCGGCGACAACGAACTCGGCACCGCCGATCTCGTCGGCTCGCAGCGCGGCTATCATTACCGCAAGGTGGTGGACCAGTTCATTCACAACGTCACCAAGCTGGAAGAGACGGCCAACCAGCACTGGACCGACCACCGGCTGACCACCGCCTGCCGCGAGGGCTTCACGCTGGTCTATGACGAGTTCACCCGCTCGCGGCCCGAGACCCACAACGTGCTGCTCGGCGTGTTCGAGGAACGGATGCTGTTCCTCCCCGCCCAGGCGCGCGAGGAATGCTACATCAAGGTTCACCCCGAGTTCCGGGCGATCTTCACCAGCAACCCGCAGGAATATGCCGGCGTGCATGCGAGCCAGGACGCGCTCGCCGACCGCCTCGCCACCATCGACGTGGACTATCCCGACCGGGCGATGGAACTGGCGGTCGCCGCCGCCCGCACCGGACTGCCCGAGAAGAGCGCCGCCCGGATCATTGATCTGGTACGGGCGTTCCGGGCTTCCGGCGACTACCAGCAGACGCCGACCTTGCGCGCCAGCCTGATGATCGCCCGGGTGGCGGCGCAGGAGGGCTTTGAGGTGTCGGTCGACGATCCCCGCTTCGTTCAGCTCTGCTCCGACGCGCTGGAATCGCGCATCTTCTCCGGCCAGCGCGCCGAGACGGAGGCGCGCGACCAGCGGCGCGCCGCGCTCTACGCGCTGATCCAGACGCATTGCCCCTCCCTGGCCCGCCCGGGCCGCGCCGGCGCCAAGCCCGCAGCGCAGGGGACGCCGGCATGA
- the gvpA gene encoding gas vesicle structural protein GvpA, translated as MAVEKINASSSLAEVVDRILDKGVVVDAWVRVSLVGIELLAVEARVVVAGVDTYLKYAEAVGLTASAQAA; from the coding sequence ATGGCCGTAGAGAAGATCAACGCCTCGAGCAGCCTGGCCGAAGTCGTGGATCGCATCCTCGACAAGGGCGTGGTGGTCGATGCCTGGGTGCGCGTTTCGCTGGTCGGTATCGAACTGCTGGCCGTCGAGGCCCGCGTCGTCGTCGCCGGCGTCGACACCTACCTGAAGTACGCCGAGGCCGTCGGGCTCACCGCGAGCGCCCAGGCGGCGTGA
- a CDS encoding CDC48 family AAA ATPase, with amino-acid sequence MADDPAAASFRVCEAPTRDVGRGLVRLDPEDMARLGVETGDVVSIIGRRTTVARVMPAHAGMRRQNLVQMDGLARVNAGASLDEQVTLHPALVAPARAVSLTQVGSGARAPDTRTLRRLLDGIPMLAGDRVRASLIGAQTREFTVESSDPPGPVMIGPDTQLRCLVSGSEGNAVTYEDVGGLSNEVRRIREMIELPLKHPEVFQHLGIDPPKGVLLCGPPGTGKTLIARAVAREANVHFIHVNGPEIIDKMYGASEAQLRRLFDEAEKNAPSIIFVDELDAIAPKREEMSGDRQVERRVVAQLLGLMDGLQSRGQVIVIAATNIPNAIDPALRRPGRFDREILVGVPDEGGRREILEIHTRGMPLAGDVDLARLAFRTPGFVGADLAALCREAAMSALRRLIPDINFADGRVPDEKLAALVVTAEDFIAAQAGTQPSALREIVTQPSHKRWSDVGGLDAIKQLLVEAVQWPTRHGALYAAAGIQPPKGILFYGAPGTGKTLLAKALAGESGANFIAVKGPQLLSMWAGESERGVREVFRKARQTAPCIIFFDEIDTLTPNRGGTGGALTDRVVAQLLTEIDGVEELRGVTVLAATNRLDQIDAALLRPGRFDFLVEFHAPDHTSRRAILDVHAGRMPLAPDVDLDALAGATEGMVGAEIEALCRQAGVAAIRALVTTGSGSAPEPASLAVTAEHFTGALLAMKREPAA; translated from the coding sequence ATGGCCGATGACCCTGCCGCCGCCAGTTTTCGCGTCTGCGAGGCCCCGACCCGCGATGTCGGCCGGGGACTGGTCCGTCTCGATCCCGAAGACATGGCACGGCTGGGCGTGGAGACGGGCGACGTGGTGTCCATCATCGGCCGCCGCACCACCGTCGCCCGGGTGATGCCGGCCCATGCCGGCATGCGGCGCCAGAACCTGGTGCAGATGGACGGGCTCGCCCGCGTCAATGCCGGCGCGAGCCTCGACGAGCAGGTCACGCTGCACCCGGCCCTTGTGGCGCCGGCGCGCGCCGTCAGCCTGACGCAGGTTGGCAGCGGCGCCCGCGCGCCGGATACGCGCACCTTGCGGCGCCTGCTCGACGGCATTCCCATGCTGGCCGGCGACCGGGTCCGCGCCTCGCTGATCGGAGCCCAGACCCGCGAATTCACCGTCGAAAGCTCCGATCCGCCGGGCCCGGTGATGATCGGCCCGGACACCCAGCTTCGCTGCCTCGTCAGCGGCAGCGAAGGCAACGCGGTCACCTATGAGGATGTCGGCGGGCTCTCCAACGAGGTGCGCCGCATCCGCGAGATGATCGAACTGCCGCTGAAGCACCCGGAAGTGTTCCAGCATCTCGGCATCGACCCGCCCAAGGGGGTGCTGCTGTGCGGCCCGCCCGGCACCGGCAAGACGCTGATCGCCCGCGCCGTGGCGCGCGAGGCCAATGTCCATTTCATCCATGTCAACGGCCCCGAGATCATCGACAAGATGTACGGAGCCAGCGAGGCGCAGCTACGCCGCCTGTTCGACGAGGCGGAGAAGAACGCCCCGTCGATCATCTTCGTCGACGAGCTCGACGCCATCGCTCCCAAGCGCGAGGAGATGAGCGGCGACCGCCAGGTCGAGCGCCGCGTCGTCGCCCAGCTTCTGGGACTGATGGACGGGCTGCAGTCGCGCGGCCAGGTCATCGTCATCGCCGCCACCAATATTCCCAACGCCATCGACCCCGCCCTGCGCCGGCCGGGCCGGTTCGACCGCGAGATCCTGGTCGGTGTGCCGGATGAGGGCGGGCGCCGCGAGATACTGGAGATCCACACGCGCGGCATGCCGCTGGCCGGGGATGTCGACCTCGCCCGTCTCGCCTTCCGCACGCCGGGCTTCGTCGGTGCCGACCTCGCGGCGCTGTGCCGGGAAGCGGCGATGAGCGCCCTGCGCCGGCTGATCCCCGACATAAATTTCGCCGATGGCCGCGTCCCGGACGAAAAGCTCGCCGCGCTGGTGGTCACGGCGGAGGATTTCATCGCCGCCCAGGCCGGCACCCAGCCGAGCGCGCTGCGCGAGATCGTCACCCAGCCCTCGCACAAGCGATGGTCGGATGTGGGCGGGCTCGACGCCATCAAGCAATTGCTGGTCGAGGCAGTGCAATGGCCGACCCGCCATGGCGCGCTCTACGCCGCGGCCGGCATCCAGCCGCCCAAGGGCATCCTGTTCTATGGCGCTCCCGGCACCGGCAAGACGCTGCTCGCCAAGGCGCTGGCCGGCGAGAGCGGCGCCAATTTCATCGCGGTGAAGGGCCCGCAGCTCCTGTCCATGTGGGCCGGCGAATCCGAGCGCGGCGTGCGCGAGGTGTTCCGCAAGGCGCGCCAGACCGCGCCCTGCATCATCTTCTTTGACGAGATCGACACGCTCACCCCCAATCGCGGCGGCACTGGCGGCGCCCTCACCGACCGCGTGGTGGCGCAGTTGCTGACCGAAATCGACGGTGTCGAAGAGCTGCGCGGCGTCACCGTGCTCGCCGCCACCAACCGGCTCGACCAGATCGACGCCGCGCTGCTGCGGCCCGGGCGCTTCGACTTTCTGGTCGAGTTCCACGCGCCGGACCATACCAGCCGCCGGGCCATCCTCGACGTTCACGCCGGGCGCATGCCGCTCGCGCCGGATGTCGACCTCGACGCGCTCGCGGGAGCGACCGAGGGCATGGTGGGCGCCGAGATCGAGGCGCTGTGCCGGCAGGCCGGCGTCGCCGCCATCCGCGCGCTGGTGACGACAGGTTCGGGCTCCGCCCCCGAGCCCGCCAGCCTCGCGGTGACGGCGGAGCATTTCACCGGCGCGCTATTGGCCATGAAGCGGGAGCCCGCGGCATGA
- a CDS encoding metal/formaldehyde-sensitive transcriptional repressor: MSHLSTPNPALLARVQRIAGQVAAIERSLAGGADCADLLHLVAATKGAISGLMEKIVEEHLHAHVADPDLTPAARAEGARDLMDAIRRYTR, from the coding sequence ATGTCGCACCTATCCACACCCAATCCCGCCCTGCTCGCCCGCGTCCAGCGCATTGCCGGGCAGGTGGCCGCCATCGAGCGCAGCCTTGCCGGCGGCGCCGATTGCGCCGACCTGCTTCATCTCGTGGCGGCCACCAAAGGGGCGATCAGCGGCCTGATGGAGAAGATCGTCGAGGAGCATCTCCATGCCCATGTCGCCGATCCGGATCTCACCCCCGCCGCCCGGGCCGAGGGCGCGCGCGACCTGATGGACGCCATCCGCCGCTACACCCGCTAG
- a CDS encoding gas vesicle protein gives MNEQRMEHSLQAVGLADILERVLDKGIVIAGDITISLVEVELLNIRLRLVVASVDRAMSMGINWWQSDPHLNSQARQLAEENRLLRERLDRLEASVLPPGEEAVAAPGDHHGR, from the coding sequence ATGAACGAACAGCGCATGGAGCATTCCCTCCAGGCCGTCGGACTGGCGGATATTCTCGAGCGCGTGCTGGACAAGGGCATCGTGATCGCGGGCGACATCACCATTTCGCTGGTCGAGGTGGAACTGCTCAACATCCGCCTGCGGCTGGTGGTCGCCTCCGTCGACCGGGCGATGTCGATGGGCATCAACTGGTGGCAGAGCGACCCGCATCTCAATTCCCAGGCGCGCCAGCTTGCGGAGGAGAACCGGCTGCTGCGCGAGCGGCTGGACCGGCTTGAAGCCAGCGTCCTGCCGCCGGGCGAGGAAGCGGTCGCGGCGCCGGGAGACCATCATGGCCGATGA
- a CDS encoding GvpL/GvpF family gas vesicle protein, with the protein MLYLYAILESPPPKIPLPPGIGGAAPFFEETNGLACAASEAADATVAPEPSQIWRHQEVVAALSDGRPVLPLRFGTVVEDSAACLRLLARYHTELRAQIDRVRHCVEFALRVAGLAEGDDPSPVPAAGAPGLGPGASHLRTLVRRERGWPPSSAAFPHDALAAHARSRLLWARSPSQPDLRASFLVPRGSASAFLDDVTALQRLRPDLGITVTGPWPPYSFSDPDLSGGPE; encoded by the coding sequence ATGCTGTACCTCTACGCCATCCTCGAATCTCCGCCGCCGAAGATACCGCTTCCGCCGGGCATTGGCGGGGCGGCACCGTTCTTTGAGGAAACCAACGGCCTCGCCTGCGCCGCGAGCGAAGCGGCGGATGCGACGGTGGCGCCGGAGCCCTCGCAGATATGGCGTCATCAGGAGGTGGTGGCCGCGCTGTCGGACGGGCGGCCGGTGCTTCCGCTGCGCTTCGGGACGGTGGTGGAGGACAGCGCCGCCTGCCTGCGCCTGCTGGCGCGCTATCACACCGAGTTGCGGGCCCAGATCGACCGGGTGCGGCACTGCGTCGAATTTGCGCTGCGCGTGGCCGGTCTGGCCGAAGGGGACGATCCCAGCCCGGTGCCCGCCGCCGGAGCGCCCGGGCTCGGTCCCGGCGCCTCGCATCTGCGCACGCTGGTCCGGCGCGAGCGTGGCTGGCCACCGTCCAGCGCCGCCTTCCCGCATGACGCCCTGGCCGCCCATGCCCGCTCCCGGCTGCTGTGGGCGCGCTCGCCCTCGCAGCCGGACCTGCGCGCTTCCTTCCTCGTCCCGCGCGGCAGCGCCTCGGCCTTTCTCGATGATGTCACCGCGCTGCAGCGCCTGCGGCCGGATCTCGGCATCACCGTCACCGGCCCGTGGCCGCCCTATTCCTTTTCCGATCCCGATCTGTCCGGAGGCCCCGAATGA
- a CDS encoding Hsp20/alpha crystallin family protein: protein MTGQDDSRDGSKDEGGQDAGGKDGAAHRKPGARPEGAPRSEAMADLGAAFRGLGGLVEMLGSLVEKAEEVQREGEFRVKGLGDQARGVYGFSLRTGIGGVPQVRRFGNLNPTAKGPVVEDVREPLVDVFDEDEQVIVTAEIPGVAESEISLSLDGDRLALATTGRHLYAKTVTLPAPVDPASLERSHRNGILQVKLRKV from the coding sequence ATGACCGGCCAGGACGACAGCAGGGACGGCAGCAAGGACGAGGGGGGCCAGGACGCCGGCGGCAAGGATGGGGCCGCGCACCGTAAGCCGGGCGCCCGGCCGGAAGGCGCGCCGCGTTCCGAGGCGATGGCCGATCTCGGCGCTGCCTTTCGCGGCCTTGGCGGGCTGGTCGAAATGCTCGGCTCGCTGGTGGAGAAGGCCGAAGAGGTTCAGCGCGAAGGCGAGTTCAGGGTCAAGGGCCTCGGCGATCAGGCCCGTGGCGTCTATGGCTTCAGCCTGCGCACCGGGATTGGCGGCGTTCCGCAGGTGCGGCGCTTCGGCAATCTCAACCCGACCGCCAAGGGTCCGGTGGTCGAGGATGTGCGCGAGCCGCTGGTCGATGTGTTTGACGAGGACGAGCAGGTGATCGTCACCGCCGAAATACCGGGCGTGGCGGAAAGCGAAATCTCGCTGTCGCTGGACGGCGACCGGCTCGCTCTGGCGACGACCGGCCGGCATCTCTACGCCAAGACGGTGACGCTGCCCGCCCCCGTCGACCCGGCCTCGCTGGAGCGCAGCCACCGCAACGGCATCCTCCAGGTCAAGCTGCGGAAGGTCTGA
- a CDS encoding GvpL/GvpF family gas vesicle protein translates to MLYVYAITADHTAEAERFLPPEGILPGISVAQLPAAALGEPALADCSLAVLASAVPENVFGQEPLRAHLADATWSRACVLAHQHVVSALLPVATVLPLKFCTLFASPVSVAKALLARREELEASVARLRGAREWGVKLFLDPAPRTARTAEPIGAGAGLAFFRRKKEEQEARAAAEAALDHCVSLSHQRLAAGARAAVANPLQPPELHGQAATMALNGAYLVATEDDAAWRASLAELERAHAHLGARYVLTGPWAPYHFTGGGLV, encoded by the coding sequence ATGCTCTATGTCTATGCCATCACGGCCGACCACACGGCGGAGGCCGAACGCTTTCTGCCGCCGGAAGGCATCCTGCCCGGCATATCGGTCGCGCAACTCCCGGCGGCGGCGCTCGGCGAACCCGCGTTGGCGGATTGCAGCCTGGCGGTGCTGGCGAGCGCGGTGCCGGAGAACGTCTTCGGCCAGGAGCCGCTGCGCGCGCATCTTGCCGATGCCACCTGGAGCCGCGCCTGCGTGCTCGCCCATCAGCACGTCGTATCGGCGCTGCTGCCGGTGGCGACCGTGCTGCCGCTGAAATTCTGCACCCTGTTCGCGTCGCCCGTGTCCGTGGCCAAGGCGCTGCTGGCGCGGCGGGAGGAGCTGGAGGCAAGCGTCGCCCGGCTGCGCGGCGCCCGGGAATGGGGGGTGAAGCTGTTCCTCGACCCTGCCCCGCGCACCGCCCGCACCGCCGAACCGATCGGGGCAGGTGCGGGTCTGGCGTTCTTCCGCCGCAAGAAGGAGGAACAGGAAGCCCGCGCCGCCGCCGAGGCCGCGCTCGACCACTGCGTCAGCCTCAGCCATCAACGTCTCGCCGCCGGGGCACGGGCGGCGGTCGCAAATCCGCTGCAGCCGCCGGAGCTGCACGGGCAGGCCGCGACGATGGCGCTCAACGGCGCCTACCTCGTCGCGACGGAGGACGACGCGGCATGGCGGGCCAGTCTGGCGGAACTGGAGCGGGCGCATGCCCATCTGGGCGCCCGCTACGTGCTGACCGGCCCCTGGGCGCCCTATCATTTCACTGGAGGCGGGCTTGTCTGA
- a CDS encoding gas vesicle protein GvpG: protein MGVLTDVVFAPAVGPLKGVLWLARLIADQAERTLYDESNIRAALLDLEQRLEAGAIDEDTYEAQETVLLQRLKIARERMRSGL from the coding sequence ATGGGCGTACTGACCGATGTCGTGTTCGCGCCGGCCGTGGGGCCGCTCAAGGGCGTGCTCTGGCTCGCCCGCCTCATCGCCGACCAGGCCGAACGCACCCTCTATGACGAGAGCAATATCCGCGCCGCGCTGCTGGATCTCGAACAGCGGCTGGAAGCCGGCGCGATCGACGAGGACACCTATGAGGCGCAGGAAACCGTCCTGCTGCAGCGGCTCAAGATCGCCCGGGAACGCATGCGCAGCGGGCTCTAG
- the dmeF gene encoding CDF family Co(II)/Ni(II) efflux transporter DmeF, translating to MNPPPDISTFTHPHDFLSAGHDENSRRTRLVVLLTAVMMVGEIAAGFTTGSMALLADGFHMATHAGALGIAALAYGYARRHAADARYSFGTGKVGDLAGFASAAILAIVAAVMAFESLLRLYQPEEVAFGEATLVAVLGLIVNLVSAFLLGGGHAHAHGHSHGHAHDHDHPHHHAVGGGDNNLRGAYLHVLADALTSVLAIIALIAGGSLGWVWLDPAMGVIGGLVIARWAWNLMRDTASVLLDETDAGLAAEVTQAVEGPGDARICDLHVWRVGPQAHAAIVSVIAPPGVSGEAIRARLAPVHELQHVTVECRPPA from the coding sequence ATGAACCCGCCGCCGGACATTTCGACCTTCACCCATCCCCATGATTTCCTAAGCGCCGGCCATGACGAGAATTCGCGGCGCACCCGCCTCGTCGTGCTGCTGACGGCGGTGATGATGGTCGGAGAGATCGCCGCCGGGTTCACCACCGGCTCCATGGCCCTGCTGGCCGACGGGTTTCACATGGCGACCCATGCCGGCGCGCTCGGCATCGCCGCCCTCGCCTATGGCTATGCGCGCCGGCATGCGGCGGATGCCCGCTACAGTTTCGGCACCGGCAAGGTCGGCGACCTCGCCGGATTCGCCTCGGCGGCGATCCTCGCCATCGTCGCCGCCGTTATGGCGTTCGAATCGCTGCTGCGGCTTTACCAGCCGGAGGAGGTGGCGTTCGGCGAGGCCACGCTGGTGGCGGTGCTGGGGCTGATCGTCAATCTGGTCAGCGCCTTCCTGCTCGGCGGCGGCCACGCTCACGCACACGGTCACTCTCATGGCCATGCGCACGACCACGATCACCCGCATCATCACGCGGTCGGCGGCGGCGACAATAATCTGCGCGGCGCCTATCTGCATGTGCTGGCCGACGCGCTGACTTCGGTACTGGCCATCATCGCCCTGATCGCCGGCGGCAGCCTGGGCTGGGTGTGGCTCGATCCCGCCATGGGCGTCATCGGCGGGCTGGTGATCGCCCGCTGGGCGTGGAACCTGATGCGCGACACCGCCTCGGTGCTACTCGACGAGACCGATGCCGGCCTCGCCGCCGAGGTGACGCAGGCGGTCGAAGGTCCGGGCGATGCCCGCATCTGCGATCTGCATGTCTGGCGTGTCGGCCCGCAGGCGCATGCCGCCATCGTCAGCGTGATCGCCCCGCCGGGCGTATCCGGCGAAGCCATCCGCGCGCGGCTGGCGCCGGTGCATGAGCTGCAGCATGTGACGGTGGAGTGCCGCCCGCCGGCCTGA
- a CDS encoding gas vesicle protein, whose translation MATTLELIRKVKTQVQELTGFSADSVSEFNATDGGWEMTVNLLELKRIPSSTDLLAAYRITLDPDGNVTSYHRMRRYLRDQVMEDAP comes from the coding sequence ATGGCGACGACATTGGAACTGATCCGCAAGGTGAAGACGCAGGTTCAGGAACTGACGGGCTTTTCCGCCGACAGCGTCTCCGAATTCAATGCCACCGACGGAGGCTGGGAGATGACGGTCAACCTGCTGGAACTGAAGCGCATCCCCTCCTCCACCGACCTGCTGGCTGCCTACCGCATCACGCTCGATCCGGACGGCAATGTGACCAGCTATCACCGTATGCGCCGCTATCTGCGCGACCAGGTGATGGAGGACGCGCCGTGA
- a CDS encoding GvpL/GvpF family gas vesicle protein has protein sequence MSATLSAPGTAQSADAATGDGKYLYGIIEAPAPDSFDVPAIGGRGDEVHTITLGRLAAVVSNSPRIEYDNSRRNMLAHTRVLETVMARHTLLPVCFGTVGSDAETIVEKILRARRDELAGLLGQMHGRMELGLKVSWREETIFDEVLAENPAIRRLRDSLVGRSPEQSHYERVQLGELIGQALQRKRQEDEERILERVRPFVHKTRLNKVIGDRMIVNAAFLVDEAVEARLDAAIRAMDEEWGHRLTFKYVGPVPPYNFVTITIHW, from the coding sequence ATGAGCGCCACTCTCTCCGCCCCCGGCACCGCCCAATCCGCCGACGCAGCGACCGGCGACGGCAAATATCTCTATGGCATCATCGAGGCGCCGGCACCGGACAGCTTCGATGTCCCGGCGATCGGCGGGCGCGGTGACGAGGTGCACACGATCACCCTCGGCCGGCTGGCGGCGGTGGTGAGCAACTCACCGCGCATCGAATATGACAATAGCCGGCGCAACATGCTCGCCCATACACGGGTGCTGGAAACAGTGATGGCGCGGCATACGCTGCTTCCCGTCTGCTTCGGCACGGTGGGCTCGGATGCGGAGACGATCGTCGAGAAGATCCTGCGGGCGCGCCGGGACGAGCTCGCCGGCCTGCTCGGCCAGATGCACGGGCGGATGGAGCTCGGGCTGAAAGTATCGTGGCGCGAGGAGACGATCTTCGACGAGGTGCTGGCGGAAAATCCCGCCATTCGCCGGCTGCGCGATTCGCTGGTCGGCCGCTCGCCGGAACAGAGCCATTACGAGCGTGTCCAGCTCGGCGAACTGATCGGCCAGGCGCTGCAGCGCAAGCGGCAGGAGGACGAGGAGCGCATTCTGGAGCGGGTGCGCCCCTTCGTGCACAAGACGCGCCTCAACAAGGTGATCGGCGACCGGATGATCGTCAACGCCGCCTTTCTGGTCGACGAGGCGGTCGAAGCCCGGCTCGATGCCGCCATCCGCGCCATGGATGAGGAGTGGGGCCACCGGCTCACCTTCAAATATGTCGGCCCGGTACCGCCCTACAATTTCGTGACCATCACCATTCACTGGTAG
- a CDS encoding gas vesicle protein K: MTAPLSAEALEKALRGRIDIDPEKVEQGLVKLVLMLVETLRQVIERQAIRRVEGGTLSEDETERLGLALLRLEEKMAELRQHFGLEDADLDLKLQLPLSEL, from the coding sequence ATGACCGCGCCCCTGTCCGCCGAAGCCCTGGAGAAGGCGCTGCGCGGCCGGATCGACATCGACCCGGAGAAAGTCGAGCAGGGCCTCGTCAAGCTGGTGCTGATGCTGGTGGAGACGCTGCGCCAGGTTATCGAGCGGCAGGCGATCCGTCGGGTGGAGGGTGGCACGTTGTCCGAGGACGAAACCGAGCGCCTCGGGCTCGCCTTGCTGCGGCTGGAAGAAAAGATGGCCGAGTTGCGCCAGCATTTCGGCCTTGAGGATGCCGACCTCGACCTGAAACTGCAGCTTCCGCTCAGCGAGCTTTAG